The following coding sequences are from one Tachysurus vachellii isolate PV-2020 chromosome 7, HZAU_Pvac_v1, whole genome shotgun sequence window:
- the LOC132848113 gene encoding macrophage mannose receptor 1-like has protein sequence YTDWYSGQPNTVGGNEACGIIGSGNAWWDLPCTLLIPFICYNANFSGAAQFIGITTPLSWPQAQAYCRENHTDLASALNSSDQNMLWQVWNIQGDSWIGLYRDDTWKWSDGTTASNLPWAPGYPYNYYGNANCAMVYNRLFYNTPCTTLYYFFCHSNEAKTERTWHVGEQHSDLEGAARWKHLQEEKR, from the exons TATACAGACTGGTACTCTGGACAGCCTAATACTGTCGGTGGAAACGAAGCATGTGGTATCATAGGTAGTGGTAATGCATGGTGGGATTTACCATGTACATTACTAATTCCCTTTATCTGCTATAATG CTAATTTCAGTGGTGCTGCCCAGTTTATTGGCATCACTACACCTCTGTCCTGGCCTCAAGCTCAGGCTTACTGTAGAGAAAATCACACAGATTTGGCCAGCGCTCTTAACAGTTCAGACCAAAACATGTTATGGCAGGTGTGGAATATCCAGGGTGATTCCTGGATTGGGCTCTACAGAGACGACACATGGAAGTGGTCAGATGGAACCACCGCTTCAAACCTACCATGGGCTCCTGGATACCCCTATAATTATTATGGCAATGCGAACTGTGCAATGGTTTATAACAGACTGTTCTATAATACACCCTGCACCACCCTGTACTATTTCTTCTGTCATTCCA ATGAAGCAAAAACTGAAAGAACATGGCATGTTGGAGAACAGCACAGTGACCTGGAGGGTGCAGCCAGATGGAAACATcttcaagaagaaaaaagatga